One window from the genome of Planctomycetia bacterium encodes:
- a CDS encoding cyanophycinase: MSKSLRRIALGVCVLITGATASAHAEDAPRAVAGNLVICGGGDLPSEVYGAFFRLAGGKQARIVVIPTASESADEPPSEVAMEPWQSLGAAQVERLHTRDRNVADQEAFIAPLRAATAVWIGGGDQSRLAEAYLGTTVERELAALLARGGTIGGTSAGAAIMSRVMIAGGNPRPEMAAGFDLLPGAIVDQHFLARNRATRLWQALAWNPNCFGVGIDEGTALVVQGRMMTVIGDSFVTFCWNPSSTRPARTETLRAGQQLDLVACQRAALARVAPAFPSAQSVDPSLPGGSLLIIGGGPLPQETIPLFIERAGGPDAPLVVVPGALEGNPPDDSDFVAMLREAGANNVRVFHLAERAQCFDAAQLKLLDDARGVWFSGGRQWRLVDLYLDTPVVDRFHAVLARGGVIAGSSAGATIQGDYLVRGNPLGNLEMMYEGYERGFGFLRGAAIDQHFTERNRFADMTALKQAFPQLLGLGIDEGTALVVEGNGFEVIGAGGVAIYDQSSTENRTLRAGDRYEFLKQSPTQ; this comes from the coding sequence ATGAGCAAGTCGCTGCGACGGATCGCACTCGGCGTTTGCGTGCTGATTACTGGCGCTACAGCCTCAGCACATGCGGAGGATGCTCCTCGGGCAGTGGCCGGCAACCTGGTCATCTGCGGCGGCGGCGACTTGCCTAGCGAAGTCTACGGCGCCTTCTTCCGGTTGGCGGGCGGGAAACAGGCTCGGATCGTCGTGATTCCGACCGCATCGGAATCGGCCGATGAGCCGCCTTCGGAAGTCGCTATGGAGCCGTGGCAATCGCTCGGCGCCGCACAAGTTGAGCGATTGCATACACGCGACCGCAATGTCGCTGATCAGGAAGCATTCATTGCCCCGTTGCGCGCGGCCACCGCGGTCTGGATCGGCGGCGGCGATCAATCGCGCCTTGCGGAAGCCTATCTGGGAACGACCGTAGAGCGCGAACTCGCCGCGCTTCTGGCGCGCGGCGGCACCATCGGCGGCACGTCGGCCGGTGCAGCGATCATGTCGCGCGTGATGATCGCCGGCGGGAACCCGCGCCCGGAAATGGCGGCCGGCTTCGACCTGCTGCCTGGGGCGATCGTCGATCAGCATTTTCTCGCCCGCAATCGCGCGACGCGATTGTGGCAAGCGCTCGCGTGGAATCCAAATTGTTTCGGCGTCGGCATCGATGAAGGAACAGCCCTTGTCGTGCAGGGCCGTATGATGACCGTCATCGGCGATTCGTTCGTAACATTCTGTTGGAATCCATCTAGCACGCGGCCGGCACGCACGGAAACCCTGCGGGCAGGCCAACAACTCGACCTCGTCGCCTGCCAGCGCGCGGCGCTTGCTCGCGTGGCGCCAGCGTTTCCGTCAGCGCAGTCGGTGGATCCGTCGCTCCCCGGCGGCAGCCTGCTGATCATCGGCGGCGGCCCGCTGCCCCAGGAGACGATTCCGCTCTTCATCGAGCGAGCCGGCGGACCCGACGCTCCGTTGGTCGTCGTGCCAGGGGCGTTGGAAGGCAACCCGCCGGACGATTCGGACTTCGTCGCGATGTTGCGCGAGGCCGGCGCCAATAACGTGCGCGTGTTTCATTTGGCCGAACGCGCGCAATGCTTCGACGCGGCACAGCTCAAGTTGCTCGACGACGCGCGCGGCGTGTGGTTCAGCGGCGGACGGCAATGGCGATTGGTCGATTTGTATCTCGATACGCCGGTCGTGGATCGCTTCCACGCGGTGTTGGCTCGCGGAGGCGTGATTGCCGGATCGTCCGCCGGCGCCACCATCCAAGGCGATTATCTGGTCCGCGGCAATCCGCTTGGCAACCTGGAAATGATGTACGAAGGCTACGAACGCGGCTTCGGCTTCCTGCGCGGCGCGGCGATCGATCAACACTTTACGGAACGCAATCGTTTTGCTGACATGACCGCGCTCAAACAAGCGTTCCCGCAGCTCTTGGGATTAGGCATTGACGAAGGCACGGCGCTCGTGGTCGAAGGAAACGGATTCGAAGTCATCGGCGCCGGCGGCGTGGCGATCTACGATCAGTCTTCGACCGAGAACCGCACGCTGCGCGCAGGCGATCGGTATGAATTCCTGAAGCAAAGTCCGACCCAGTGA
- a CDS encoding redoxin domain-containing protein gives MDVRCRYLPFASILFAFFAAPLCLADEPAAETQAPTEAATPADQPGPAAGHSAHGEAFNDGPRQAARLMGGTGRCHFAVTTASPEAQQFFDQGVGQLHGFWYFEAERSFRQAARLDPQCAMAYWGLAMANINNEKRAKSLIKEAVERKEPASPRERQWIDSLAAYYADGDKSNKDRRRDLVRAYETIINDFPDDVEAKAFLAVLIWQNKDNGWPLSSHEAVNSLIREVLAAEPMHPVHHYRIHLWDGEKSERALTSAARCGQSSPAIAHMWHMPGHIFSGLKRYDDAAWQQEASNRVDHEYMMRDRVLPDQIHNYAHNSEWLIRDLLFVGRVHDAIRLAKNMLTSPRHPKYNLPTKGGTSASLGRERLLQSLSRFEQWEELVTLSETMYLEPIDDQADQVKSLRALGVANFSLGRNEAGGKIIDDLETRLRDEANARYKDGAEAVRKATEEKQTPEKIAEARKQAEEGHDGRINPLRNALLELWGMHDLGEERPELALALLNAAKDVPRDRLARLYLAAGKSDKAVELATADASEHERQVQPLANQVYILHAAGKAADAGEAFNKLREISAHIDLDFPPFQRLTPIARELGFAEDWRVPAAAKEDVGERPELASLGPFTWRPSPAPDWTLVAPDGRAVSLSDYRGRPVVVVFYLGYGCLHCVEQLNKFAPLTAKFREAGIELVAISTDEELDLEKSLAACTTEGGFPFPLFSDARQGVFRRYRAFDDFEDAPLHGTFLIDGNGLMRWQDISFEPFTDAEFLLQESRRLLAIPADELMSDE, from the coding sequence ATGGACGTTCGTTGTCGGTACTTGCCGTTTGCTAGCATCTTGTTCGCGTTTTTCGCCGCGCCGCTTTGCCTTGCGGACGAGCCAGCGGCCGAAACACAAGCGCCGACCGAGGCCGCAACACCGGCGGATCAGCCTGGGCCGGCGGCGGGGCATTCCGCGCATGGCGAGGCGTTTAACGACGGGCCGCGTCAGGCGGCGCGATTGATGGGCGGAACCGGGCGCTGCCACTTTGCGGTGACGACCGCGTCGCCCGAGGCGCAGCAATTCTTCGATCAGGGCGTCGGCCAGTTGCATGGCTTCTGGTATTTCGAGGCGGAGCGTTCGTTCCGCCAGGCTGCCAGGCTCGATCCGCAATGCGCCATGGCCTACTGGGGTCTGGCAATGGCGAACATCAACAACGAAAAACGCGCCAAGTCGCTGATCAAGGAAGCGGTCGAGCGGAAGGAACCTGCCAGTCCGCGCGAGCGGCAGTGGATTGATTCGCTGGCCGCCTATTATGCCGACGGCGACAAGAGCAACAAAGACCGGCGGCGCGACCTCGTGCGCGCGTATGAAACGATCATCAACGATTTTCCGGACGACGTTGAGGCCAAGGCGTTCCTCGCCGTATTGATCTGGCAAAACAAAGACAACGGCTGGCCGCTGTCATCGCACGAGGCGGTAAACTCGTTGATCCGCGAAGTGCTCGCGGCCGAACCGATGCATCCTGTGCATCACTATCGCATTCATCTCTGGGACGGCGAGAAATCCGAACGAGCGCTGACCTCGGCTGCGCGGTGCGGGCAATCGTCTCCCGCGATCGCGCACATGTGGCACATGCCGGGCCATATTTTCTCTGGCCTCAAGCGCTACGACGACGCCGCCTGGCAGCAGGAAGCTTCGAACCGAGTGGATCACGAATACATGATGCGCGATCGCGTGTTGCCGGATCAGATTCACAACTACGCGCACAATAGCGAATGGCTGATCCGCGATTTGCTGTTCGTTGGGCGCGTTCATGACGCGATTCGCCTGGCCAAGAACATGCTCACTTCGCCGCGGCATCCGAAATACAACCTGCCCACCAAGGGAGGTACGAGCGCGTCGCTCGGCCGCGAGCGGCTGTTGCAGTCGTTGTCGCGCTTTGAGCAGTGGGAGGAGTTGGTGACGCTATCGGAGACGATGTATCTGGAGCCGATCGACGATCAGGCGGATCAGGTCAAAAGCCTGCGCGCCCTGGGCGTAGCCAATTTCTCGCTGGGGCGCAATGAAGCAGGCGGAAAGATCATCGACGACTTGGAAACGCGGCTTCGCGACGAAGCGAACGCCCGCTATAAGGACGGCGCGGAGGCAGTCCGCAAGGCGACCGAGGAAAAGCAAACGCCGGAGAAAATCGCCGAAGCCCGCAAGCAGGCCGAAGAAGGGCACGACGGACGGATCAATCCACTGAGGAACGCGCTGCTGGAATTATGGGGCATGCATGACTTGGGGGAGGAGCGACCGGAGTTGGCCCTGGCATTATTGAATGCGGCGAAGGATGTACCTCGTGATCGGTTGGCACGTCTTTACTTGGCCGCCGGCAAGTCGGACAAGGCTGTCGAACTCGCGACCGCCGACGCGAGTGAACACGAACGGCAAGTGCAACCGCTGGCGAATCAGGTTTACATCCTGCATGCCGCCGGGAAAGCCGCCGACGCTGGCGAAGCATTCAACAAGCTGCGCGAGATCTCAGCACACATCGATTTGGATTTTCCGCCATTCCAACGATTGACGCCGATCGCGCGTGAGCTCGGCTTTGCGGAAGATTGGCGCGTACCTGCCGCGGCGAAGGAAGACGTCGGCGAGCGGCCGGAGTTGGCGTCGCTGGGACCATTCACATGGCGGCCCTCGCCCGCGCCAGATTGGACGCTCGTCGCGCCGGACGGCCGCGCGGTGTCGTTATCAGATTACCGTGGTCGGCCGGTCGTGGTCGTTTTCTACCTCGGGTACGGCTGCCTGCATTGCGTCGAGCAGTTGAACAAGTTTGCTCCTTTGACGGCGAAATTCCGCGAGGCCGGCATCGAGCTGGTGGCGATTAGCACCGATGAAGAATTGGATCTGGAAAAATCGCTCGCCGCTTGCACGACGGAAGGCGGGTTCCCCTTCCCGCTGTTCTCCGACGCCAGGCAGGGCGTGTTTCGCCGCTACCGAGCCTTCGACGATTTTGAAGACGCTCCATTGCACGGCACGTTTCTGATCGACGGGAACGGCCTGATGCGCTGGCAGGACATCAGCTTCGAACCGTTCACCGACGCGGAGTTCCTGCTCCAGGAATCGCGACGCTTGTTAGCGATTCCGGCCGATGAATTGATGAGCGACGAATGA
- a CDS encoding acetylxylan esterase — MTASASAQEFKANYDEAAVPSYTLPDPLVAADGKAVDSAKRWREVRRPELLELFSSKMYGRAPGRPTDVRYELEESSQQAFGGAATRKQITIHLTKQPNGPRLRLLLYVPNKRTGPAPAFLGLNFSGNQVVCRDPAIRITDRWVREGVATDGNRATDASRGTQTDNWMVERVIERGYALASVYYGDIEPDHEEGWRDGVRSVFPVDGKATATPAAQPITKFRDDDWGAIAAWAWGLSRVLDYLETDGDIDARRVAIMGHSRLGKTALWAAANDERFALCVSNNSGEGGAAISRRRFGETVGRINTSFPHWFCTAYKQFNNREDDLPFDQHELIALIAPRPVYIASASDDQWADPKGEFLSAVNAELVYALLGKTGLGVTAPPPVDKPVGETIGYHLRTGEHAVLPYDWEQYLNFADRHLPAN; from the coding sequence ATGACGGCTTCCGCGTCCGCCCAAGAGTTCAAGGCCAACTACGACGAAGCCGCGGTGCCGAGCTACACATTGCCTGATCCTTTGGTGGCCGCCGACGGTAAGGCGGTTGATTCAGCGAAAAGGTGGCGCGAGGTACGACGGCCGGAATTGCTGGAGTTGTTCAGCTCCAAGATGTACGGCCGCGCTCCGGGACGCCCGACGGACGTTCGCTACGAACTCGAGGAATCGAGCCAACAAGCCTTCGGCGGCGCGGCGACGCGGAAGCAGATCACGATTCACTTAACGAAGCAGCCGAACGGGCCGCGTCTGCGGTTGTTGCTGTACGTGCCGAACAAGCGAACCGGTCCGGCGCCGGCGTTTCTGGGGCTCAACTTTTCCGGCAATCAGGTCGTTTGCCGCGATCCGGCGATCCGAATTACCGACCGCTGGGTGCGCGAAGGAGTCGCGACCGACGGCAACCGCGCCACCGATGCTTCGCGCGGTACGCAAACCGACAACTGGATGGTCGAACGCGTGATCGAGCGCGGCTACGCGTTGGCGTCCGTGTACTATGGGGACATCGAACCGGATCACGAAGAGGGCTGGCGCGATGGCGTCCGCTCTGTGTTTCCCGTCGATGGCAAGGCGACCGCCACGCCCGCTGCGCAACCGATCACCAAATTTCGCGACGATGACTGGGGCGCCATCGCCGCCTGGGCCTGGGGGCTGAGTCGCGTCCTTGATTACCTGGAGACTGACGGCGACATCGACGCCCGTCGCGTGGCCATCATGGGACATTCACGCCTCGGCAAAACGGCGCTCTGGGCCGCGGCCAATGACGAGCGATTCGCCCTCTGCGTGTCCAATAATTCCGGCGAAGGGGGCGCGGCGATTTCCCGCCGGCGCTTCGGCGAGACTGTCGGGCGGATCAACACGTCATTCCCGCATTGGTTTTGTACTGCATATAAGCAATTCAACAACCGCGAAGACGACCTGCCCTTCGACCAGCATGAGTTGATCGCGTTGATCGCCCCGCGCCCGGTCTACATTGCCAGCGCCAGCGACGACCAATGGGCCGATCCCAAAGGAGAGTTTCTTTCCGCCGTGAACGCAGAACTCGTGTACGCACTCCTCGGTAAGACCGGTCTTGGCGTCACGGCTCCTCCGCCGGTCGACAAGCCCGTCGGCGAGACCATCGGCTATCACCTGCGCACCGGCGAACACGCCGTACTCCCCTACGACTGGGAGCAATACCTCAACTTCGCCGACCGGCATCTTCCGGCGAACTGA
- a CDS encoding DUF447 family protein, giving the protein MPLILEGLVTTFNADRTVNLAPMGPIVDVTMDRLLLRPFQSSTTFANLKRQGEGVFHVTDDVELLARRAIGDAGPLPAMRAAEFVDGMILSDACRWYAFRVRSIDDRHDRAEVEAEVVGRGVQREFFGFNRAKHAVLEAAILATRVGILPDAEIRAEMARLSSPVAKTGGASETAAFAYLEEHINRRLGVR; this is encoded by the coding sequence ATGCCCCTGATCCTGGAAGGCCTGGTAACGACGTTCAACGCTGATCGCACGGTGAATCTTGCGCCGATGGGGCCGATCGTCGACGTGACGATGGATCGGCTACTGCTGCGACCGTTTCAATCTTCGACGACATTCGCCAATTTGAAACGGCAAGGCGAAGGCGTGTTTCACGTCACGGACGACGTTGAATTGCTGGCGCGTCGCGCGATCGGCGACGCCGGGCCGCTGCCTGCGATGCGCGCGGCGGAATTCGTAGACGGCATGATCCTGAGCGACGCCTGCCGGTGGTACGCGTTTCGCGTCCGTTCCATTGATGATCGCCACGACCGGGCTGAGGTGGAGGCCGAAGTCGTGGGACGGGGCGTGCAGCGGGAGTTCTTCGGCTTCAACCGAGCCAAGCATGCGGTACTGGAGGCGGCGATTCTGGCGACGCGCGTGGGCATTCTGCCGGATGCCGAGATTCGTGCCGAAATGGCGCGTTTGTCTTCGCCCGTCGCCAAGACTGGCGGCGCGAGCGAAACGGCGGCGTTCGCCTACCTCGAGGAACACATCAACCGGCGCCTTGGCGTTCGTTGA
- a CDS encoding aminodeoxychorismate/anthranilate synthase component II, whose protein sequence is MILLIDNYDSFVFNLARYFERLGAPTRVVRNDAVDVAEVRRLAPAALVFSPGPCSPSEAGASLELVRELHRELPILGVCLGHQTIAAALGSKIERAPTPMHGRTSRITHDGTGVFRSIPSPLNVGRYHSLTVDEESLPEALRVTARAEDGTIMGLEHRELPIFGVQFHPESILTDHGYALLRNFLELAGVPIAGSVLPSRELAPPERSAAELPSRPVTF, encoded by the coding sequence ATGATTTTGCTGATCGACAACTACGACAGCTTCGTCTTCAACCTGGCCCGGTATTTCGAACGGCTCGGCGCGCCGACGCGCGTGGTGCGGAATGACGCCGTCGACGTCGCGGAAGTGCGCCGCTTGGCGCCGGCCGCGCTAGTGTTTTCGCCTGGCCCCTGTTCGCCCAGCGAGGCGGGGGCATCGCTGGAGTTGGTGCGCGAGCTGCACAGAGAACTGCCAATCCTTGGCGTTTGCCTGGGACATCAAACGATCGCGGCGGCACTCGGTAGCAAGATTGAGCGCGCTCCGACGCCAATGCATGGCCGGACGTCGCGCATCACCCATGATGGAACCGGCGTTTTCCGATCGATTCCAAGTCCCTTGAACGTGGGGCGTTATCATTCCCTGACCGTCGACGAAGAGTCGCTGCCGGAAGCGTTGCGCGTCACGGCTCGCGCGGAGGACGGCACGATCATGGGCCTGGAACATCGCGAATTGCCGATTTTCGGCGTGCAGTTTCACCCGGAGTCGATTCTGACCGATCACGGTTACGCGCTGCTGCGTAATTTTCTGGAACTGGCGGGCGTCCCTATCGCTGGTTCGGTTTTACCGTCACGCGAACTCGCGCCGCCGGAGCGATCCGCGGCCGAACTTCCCAGTCGACCGGTGACGTTCTAG
- a CDS encoding MazG nucleotide pyrophosphohydrolase domain-containing protein — MSETSRDISLREFQQLIREMYLEKDLARGVDGTFMWLMEEVGELASALREGTHEERMGEFADVFAWLTTIANVVGVDLNDAVARKYGDGCPGCGRLICTCDMAEKP; from the coding sequence ATGTCGGAAACCAGTCGGGATATCTCGCTCCGCGAATTTCAGCAGTTAATCCGCGAGATGTACCTGGAAAAAGACCTGGCGCGCGGGGTCGATGGGACGTTCATGTGGCTGATGGAGGAAGTCGGCGAGTTGGCCAGTGCGCTCCGCGAAGGCACGCACGAGGAGCGGATGGGCGAATTCGCCGACGTCTTCGCCTGGCTGACGACGATCGCGAACGTGGTAGGCGTCGACCTCAACGACGCCGTCGCCCGCAAGTACGGCGACGGTTGCCCCGGCTGCGGACGGTTGATCTGCACGTGCGACATGGCGGAGAAGCCATGA
- a CDS encoding ABC transporter ATP-binding protein has product MIETRDLTKTYGEIHALKHFDLKLDRGDVFGFIGPNGAGKTTTMRILATLLNPTWGEAYVCGYSIYTKPKEIRRLIGYMPDFYGVYDDMKVIEYLEFFAAAYRIDGPARRKKCEDVLALVDLGYKRDELVTSLSRGMNQRLGLARVLLHDPQVLLLDEPASGLDPRARIEIRTLLKELRNLGKTIMVSSHILPELADICNKIGIIERGELIVNADVADVMRQVRRQVVLHIRVQQNQESAAALLQAQSSVEKIELRDGTIITTLRPEQRDYSDLATLLVNAGHRVTQLKEDEINLETAFMELTKGITS; this is encoded by the coding sequence ATGATCGAGACCCGCGACCTCACGAAAACCTACGGCGAGATCCACGCGCTCAAGCATTTCGACTTGAAGCTCGATCGCGGCGACGTGTTCGGCTTCATCGGCCCCAACGGCGCCGGCAAGACGACCACGATGCGCATCCTCGCCACGCTGCTCAATCCCACCTGGGGCGAGGCGTACGTCTGCGGGTATTCGATCTACACGAAGCCGAAGGAAATCCGACGGCTGATCGGCTACATGCCGGACTTCTACGGCGTGTACGACGATATGAAGGTGATCGAATACCTGGAGTTCTTCGCCGCGGCTTATCGTATCGACGGGCCCGCGCGACGCAAGAAATGCGAAGACGTGCTCGCGCTCGTCGATCTCGGCTATAAGCGCGACGAGTTGGTTACCAGCCTGTCGCGCGGCATGAACCAGCGCCTCGGCTTGGCCCGGGTGTTATTGCATGATCCGCAGGTGTTGCTGCTGGACGAACCGGCCAGCGGCCTCGATCCCCGCGCCCGCATCGAGATTCGCACGCTGCTCAAGGAACTGCGCAATCTTGGCAAAACAATCATGGTTTCCAGCCACATCCTGCCGGAACTGGCCGACATCTGCAACAAGATCGGCATCATCGAGCGCGGCGAATTGATCGTGAACGCCGACGTGGCCGACGTGATGCGCCAAGTACGGCGGCAGGTCGTGCTGCATATCCGCGTTCAGCAAAACCAAGAGTCCGCCGCAGCTTTGTTGCAGGCGCAAAGCTCCGTCGAAAAGATCGAGCTGCGCGACGGCACGATCATCACCACGTTGCGCCCCGAGCAGCGCGACTACAGCGATCTCGCCACGTTGCTCGTCAACGCCGGCCACCGCGTCACGCAACTTAAGGAAGACGAGATTAACCTCGAAACCGCCTTCATGGAATTGACCAAAGGCATCACGTCGTAG
- a CDS encoding SGNH/GDSL hydrolase family protein: MHRRRLLFCALSCLACVGITGRRASSAEPLDPQRWEEDIQRFEAQDQKEMPAPGGVLFVGSSSIVRWNLEEAFPELKAINRGFGGSEVADSLHFADRIILPYRPRTIVFYAGDNDIANGKSAEQVAKDFARLAAKIHEGLPEARLLFLAIKPSRARWELIDVQREANRLVAAQAEGADFLRFVDLASPLLGDDGLPREDLFEDDKLHINAAGYEVWNALLCAKLAPK, from the coding sequence ATGCATCGCCGTCGCCTGTTGTTCTGCGCGCTGAGTTGCCTGGCATGCGTTGGAATTACCGGGCGGCGCGCTTCGTCCGCCGAACCGCTCGATCCGCAGCGCTGGGAAGAAGACATCCAGCGGTTCGAAGCGCAGGATCAAAAGGAAATGCCGGCGCCGGGCGGCGTCTTGTTCGTCGGCAGTTCGAGCATCGTGCGCTGGAACCTCGAGGAGGCGTTTCCCGAACTCAAAGCGATCAACCGCGGGTTCGGCGGTTCCGAAGTGGCGGATTCGCTGCACTTCGCGGATCGCATCATCTTGCCATATCGTCCGCGGACGATTGTCTTCTACGCCGGCGACAACGATATCGCCAATGGAAAATCCGCGGAGCAAGTGGCGAAGGACTTCGCGCGGCTGGCCGCGAAGATTCATGAAGGTCTGCCGGAAGCTCGCTTATTGTTTTTAGCGATCAAGCCGAGCCGCGCACGTTGGGAGTTGATCGACGTGCAACGCGAGGCGAATCGATTGGTCGCGGCGCAAGCTGAAGGCGCTGACTTCCTGAGATTCGTCGACCTCGCTTCGCCTCTCCTGGGCGACGACGGACTACCGCGTGAGGACTTGTTCGAAGACGACAAGCTTCACATCAACGCAGCCGGCTACGAAGTCTGGAACGCATTGCTGTGCGCCAAGCTTGCACCAAAGTAG